The Juglans microcarpa x Juglans regia isolate MS1-56 chromosome 2S, Jm3101_v1.0, whole genome shotgun sequence genome has a window encoding:
- the LOC121253374 gene encoding chitin-binding lectin 1-like, protein MCYVGKATKIFIFVVTVLVVLGLVLGFGLLRHPLQKTHKCSGDSCHSVSSSPIPIPNPIYGPPSPPIPNPSPDPSSSSRPSPPNPNPSPPPPDYNPPPSPPSPPPPTLAAPPFNQPSPALVTPGPVNG, encoded by the coding sequence ATGTGTTACGTGGGTAAAGCTACGAAGATCTTCATCTTCGTAGTCACGGTGTTGGTGGTTCTGGGTCTTGTCTTGGGATTTGGACTTCTCCGCCACCCGCTCCAGAAGACTCACAAATGCTCCGGCGACTCCTGCCAttcagtttcttcttctccGATTCCCATTCCCAATCCTATATATGGCCCACCTAGCCCACCCATCCCAAATCCAAGCCCTGATCCCAGCAGCTCCAGCCGGCCCAGTCCACCCAATCCTAACCCAAGCCCGCCCCCGCCTGACTATAACCCACCTCCTTCTCCGCCGTCACCGCCACCTCCAACACTGGCGGCTCCGCCTTTCAATCAGCCGAGTCCTGCGCTGGTGACTCCTGGCCCTGTGAATGGTTAg